A DNA window from Pseudomonas resinovorans NBRC 106553 contains the following coding sequences:
- a CDS encoding aspartate aminotransferase family protein, translating into MSEQTLLQRRHRAMGDQSPLFYDQPLNLVSGQGVWLHDDAGKRYLDVYNNVPCVGHCHPRVVEAMASQAATLNIHTRYLNERIVGYAERLTATFAPALDCAMFTCTGSEANELALRMARFCTGGKGVIVSNYNYHGNTTCLAEVTTALPSSEPFSPFARAVPIPCLYRAPAGTSASELADQYVARVAEAIESLQAQGVQLAAMLIDTLFANEGLPRLPAGYVERIAALVHEAGGLLIVDEVQAGFGRTGKHMWGHQAHAVVPDIVTLGKPMGNGFPLAGLVASRERVEAFGGRNLYFNTFGGSPVAAAVGDAVLSVIEDEQLLRNAREVGAHLAAGLERLAGRHSIIGDVRGTGLFYAVELVRDRNTKAAAGPEARRLVNQMRERGVLISKIGPDDNLLKIRPPLVFSRSDADLFIDTLDSVLGEL; encoded by the coding sequence ATGTCTGAACAGACCCTGCTGCAACGTCGCCACCGCGCCATGGGCGACCAGTCGCCGCTGTTCTACGACCAGCCACTGAACCTGGTGAGCGGCCAGGGTGTGTGGCTCCATGACGACGCCGGCAAGCGCTACCTGGACGTCTACAACAACGTGCCCTGCGTCGGCCACTGCCACCCCCGCGTGGTGGAGGCCATGGCAAGCCAGGCGGCGACCCTGAACATCCATACCCGCTACCTGAACGAACGCATCGTCGGTTATGCCGAGCGCCTGACCGCCACGTTCGCCCCCGCGCTGGACTGCGCGATGTTCACCTGCACCGGCAGCGAGGCCAACGAACTGGCCCTGCGCATGGCGCGCTTCTGCACCGGCGGCAAGGGGGTGATCGTCAGCAACTACAACTACCACGGCAACACCACTTGCCTGGCCGAAGTGACCACCGCCCTGCCCAGTTCCGAGCCCTTTTCGCCGTTCGCCCGGGCGGTGCCCATCCCCTGCCTGTACCGGGCGCCGGCCGGCACCTCGGCCAGCGAGCTGGCCGACCAGTACGTCGCCCGCGTGGCCGAGGCCATCGAGTCGCTCCAGGCCCAGGGCGTGCAGCTGGCGGCAATGCTGATCGACACCCTGTTCGCCAACGAAGGGCTGCCGCGCCTGCCCGCCGGCTACGTCGAGCGCATCGCCGCGCTGGTGCACGAGGCCGGCGGCCTGCTGATCGTCGACGAAGTGCAGGCCGGCTTCGGCCGCACCGGCAAGCACATGTGGGGCCACCAGGCCCACGCCGTGGTGCCGGACATCGTCACCCTGGGCAAGCCCATGGGCAACGGTTTCCCCCTGGCCGGGCTGGTGGCCAGCCGCGAGCGGGTCGAGGCCTTCGGCGGACGCAACCTCTACTTCAACACCTTCGGCGGTTCGCCGGTGGCCGCCGCCGTGGGCGACGCGGTGCTCTCGGTGATCGAGGACGAGCAGCTGCTGCGCAACGCCCGCGAGGTGGGCGCGCACCTGGCGGCCGGCCTGGAGCGCCTGGCCGGCCGGCACTCGATCATCGGCGACGTGCGCGGCACCGGCCTGTTCTACGCCGTGGAACTGGTGCGCGACCGCAATACCAAGGCAGCGGCCGGTCCCGAAGCGCGGCGCCTGGTCAACCAGATGCGCGAGCGCGGCGTGCTGATCAGCAAGATCGGCCCCGACGACAACCTGCTGAAGATCCGTCCGCCGCTGGTGTTCTCCCGCAGCGACGCGGACCTGTTCATCGACACCCTGGACAGCGTCCTGGGCGAACTCTGA
- a CDS encoding phosphotransferase enzyme family protein, whose product MSHFNTLDHEQQVASLQRLALAALRQWDGDFVGLDLIKYRENAVFCATRSDGGRCALRVHRDGYHSEEALRSELQWMEALAADGIRVPQIIRTRDGEHLTRVHSDELDEARYVDMLGWLGGASIGSAEHGLEVETDVAGLFFDTGAVAARIHQSSARWEQPNAFSRHAWDEEGLVGQRPFWGPYWELDLLDDAQRDLLQATRQAARVDLRRYGRSLDNFGMIHADLVPENLLLDDAQLHLIDFDDAGFGWHMFELATALYFCLDDPRYTEIQAALLAGYHSVKPLGADDRATLPLFLALRGLTYLGWIHTRRESRTAEELGPLLVERACRLARAYLDQRR is encoded by the coding sequence ATGAGTCATTTCAATACCCTCGACCACGAGCAGCAGGTGGCCAGCCTGCAACGCCTGGCCCTGGCCGCGCTGCGCCAGTGGGACGGCGACTTCGTCGGCCTCGACCTGATCAAGTACCGCGAGAACGCAGTGTTCTGCGCCACCCGCAGCGACGGCGGACGTTGCGCCCTGCGCGTGCACCGCGACGGCTACCACTCGGAAGAGGCCCTGCGCTCCGAGCTGCAGTGGATGGAAGCCCTGGCCGCCGACGGCATCCGCGTGCCGCAGATCATCCGTACCCGCGACGGCGAGCACCTGACCCGGGTGCACAGCGACGAGCTGGACGAAGCCCGCTATGTCGACATGCTCGGCTGGCTGGGCGGCGCCAGCATCGGTTCGGCCGAGCACGGCCTGGAGGTGGAGACCGACGTGGCCGGGCTGTTCTTCGACACCGGCGCGGTGGCCGCACGCATCCACCAGAGTTCCGCCCGCTGGGAGCAGCCCAACGCATTCAGTCGCCACGCCTGGGACGAAGAAGGCCTGGTGGGCCAACGGCCCTTCTGGGGGCCGTACTGGGAACTCGACCTGCTCGACGACGCCCAGCGCGACCTGCTGCAGGCCACCCGCCAGGCCGCCCGTGTCGACCTGCGCCGCTACGGCCGCAGCCTGGACAACTTCGGCATGATCCACGCCGACCTGGTCCCGGAGAACCTGTTGCTGGACGACGCCCAGCTGCACCTGATCGACTTCGACGACGCCGGCTTCGGCTGGCACATGTTCGAGTTGGCCACGGCGCTGTACTTCTGCCTGGACGATCCGCGCTACACCGAAATCCAGGCGGCGCTGCTGGCCGGCTACCATTCGGTGAAACCGCTGGGCGCGGACGACCGCGCCACCCTGCCGTTGTTCCTCGCCCTGCGGGGCCTCACCTACCTGGGCTGGATCCACACCCGGCGGGAGAGCCGCACAGCCGAGGAACTGGGCCCCCTGCTGGTGGAACGGGCTTGCCGCCTGGCGCGGGCCTACCTCGACCAGCGCCGTTGA
- a CDS encoding helix-turn-helix domain-containing protein: MTGIARHQASDSDELAGALAGWSQDYTQLGRGRLHAELVHIQLAGASLIYEHSNLHLHENMTPPTGQVVFGLPLQVGDDSLFNGGALRHDTLLVLEGGREMEICASGEIGMLGLTVDRELLARLLGAEEQERLEQALGRSRLDISPLAAQGLRQDLCASIGAFERAECDPRSAEQSVRTVMSALDYTLQGLDEVLRGPGHSGATLPRSLEQRRRLVLAAVEIMQANLDLPLSMLELCQALNTSHRTLQYCFRQIAQATPQQFFLSLRLAEARRRLKQDPQQSITTLALDLGFASSSHFSSLFKRLYGEQPSLAGRRS, from the coding sequence ATGACAGGCATTGCCCGACACCAGGCATCCGACTCCGACGAGCTGGCCGGCGCCCTGGCCGGCTGGAGCCAGGACTACACCCAACTGGGCCGTGGCCGGCTGCACGCCGAACTGGTGCATATCCAGTTGGCGGGCGCCTCGCTGATCTACGAGCACTCCAACCTGCACCTGCACGAGAACATGACGCCGCCGACGGGCCAGGTGGTGTTCGGCCTGCCGCTGCAAGTGGGCGACGACTCGCTGTTCAACGGCGGCGCGCTGCGCCACGACACCCTGCTGGTGCTGGAAGGCGGTCGGGAAATGGAGATCTGCGCCTCCGGCGAGATCGGCATGCTCGGACTGACGGTGGACCGTGAATTGCTGGCCCGACTGCTTGGCGCGGAAGAACAGGAACGCCTGGAACAGGCCCTCGGCCGCAGCCGCCTGGACATCTCGCCCCTGGCCGCCCAGGGCCTGCGCCAGGACCTCTGCGCCTCCATCGGCGCCTTCGAGCGCGCCGAGTGCGACCCGCGCTCCGCCGAACAGAGCGTGCGCACCGTGATGTCGGCGCTGGACTACACCCTGCAAGGACTGGACGAAGTGCTGCGCGGCCCCGGCCACAGCGGCGCCACCCTGCCCCGCTCCCTGGAGCAACGCCGGCGCCTGGTGCTGGCGGCGGTGGAGATCATGCAGGCCAACCTCGACCTGCCGCTGTCCATGCTGGAGCTGTGCCAGGCGCTCAACACCAGCCACCGCACCCTGCAGTACTGCTTCCGGCAGATCGCCCAGGCCACGCCCCAGCAGTTCTTCCTCTCCCTGCGCCTGGCCGAGGCGCGGCGCCGGCTCAAGCAGGACCCGCAACAGAGCATCACCACCCTGGCGCTGGACCTGGGCTTTGCCAGCTCCAGCCATTTCTCCTCGCTGTTCAAGCGCCTCTATGGCGAGCAACCGTCGCTGGCGGGCCGGCGCTCGTAG
- a CDS encoding DUF3820 family protein, with the protein MNPEDLLLLVTREMPYGKYKGRLLADLPGHYLNWFAREGFPKGEIGRLLMLMQEIDHNGLKPLLEPLRKKR; encoded by the coding sequence ATGAACCCCGAAGACCTGCTGCTCCTGGTCACCCGCGAAATGCCCTACGGCAAGTACAAGGGCCGCCTGCTCGCCGACCTGCCCGGGCACTACCTCAACTGGTTCGCCCGTGAGGGTTTCCCCAAGGGGGAGATCGGCCGCTTGCTGATGCTGATGCAGGAGATCGACCACAACGGCCTCAAGCCGCTGCTGGAGCCGCTGCGCAAGAAGCGCTGA
- a CDS encoding DUF190 domain-containing protein produces MKGYQLTLYTQQNRRHQGRMLADWIVGVAMEMGLRGATLVSGIEGFGHTGQLHSRHFFEMADQPMLILLALTEAECDALLKRLEEEGVTLFYVRVPAEFGLLGAPLDT; encoded by the coding sequence ATGAAGGGCTACCAGCTCACCCTCTACACCCAGCAGAACCGCCGGCACCAGGGGCGGATGCTGGCCGACTGGATAGTCGGCGTGGCCATGGAAATGGGCCTGCGTGGCGCCACCCTGGTCTCCGGTATCGAGGGCTTCGGCCACACCGGGCAGTTGCATTCCCGTCACTTCTTCGAGATGGCCGACCAGCCGATGCTGATCCTGCTGGCCCTCACCGAGGCTGAATGCGACGCCCTGCTCAAGCGCCTGGAGGAGGAAGGCGTGACGCTGTTCTACGTTCGCGTGCCCGCCGAGTTCGGCCTGCTGGGCGCGCCGCTGGATACCTGA
- a CDS encoding SDR family oxidoreductase, whose protein sequence is MSETAKTAIVTGASRGIGAAIARRLAAEGIQVVVNYASRPEAAEQVVDDIRRAGGKAYPVLADVSDPVAVAVLFDQTEMEFGDIDILVNNAGVIQPGLVPLADTDIALYDRLFAINTRGTFNTLKLAATRLRSGGRIVNLSSSVVDMRLPGYAAYAASKAAVETMSAIFARELRGRNISVNCVAPGPTATNLFLEGKPQGLVERLTRQAPLERLGNPEDIANLVAFLVGPEGSWVNGQTIRANGGII, encoded by the coding sequence ATGTCAGAAACTGCCAAAACCGCAATAGTCACGGGTGCGTCCCGGGGTATCGGCGCCGCCATTGCCAGGCGCCTGGCCGCCGAGGGCATCCAGGTAGTGGTCAATTACGCGTCGCGGCCGGAAGCCGCGGAGCAGGTGGTGGATGACATACGTCGAGCCGGGGGCAAGGCCTACCCCGTGCTGGCCGACGTCAGCGACCCGGTGGCGGTCGCGGTGCTCTTCGACCAGACGGAGATGGAGTTCGGCGACATCGATATCCTGGTGAACAATGCCGGGGTGATCCAGCCCGGCCTGGTGCCCCTGGCCGATACCGACATCGCGCTCTACGACCGCTTGTTCGCGATCAATACGCGCGGCACCTTCAACACCCTGAAACTGGCGGCCACCCGCCTGCGCAGCGGTGGGCGCATCGTCAACCTCTCGAGCAGCGTGGTGGATATGCGCCTGCCGGGCTACGCCGCCTACGCCGCGTCCAAGGCGGCGGTGGAAACCATGAGCGCGATCTTCGCCCGCGAACTGCGCGGGCGGAACATCTCGGTGAACTGCGTGGCGCCGGGACCGACGGCCACCAATCTGTTTCTCGAAGGCAAGCCCCAGGGACTGGTGGAGCGCCTGACCCGCCAGGCCCCGCTGGAGCGCCTGGGCAACCCCGAGGACATCGCCAACCTGGTGGCCTTCCTGGTGGGGCCGGAAGGCTCCTGGGTCAATGGCCAGACGATTCGCGCCAACGGCGGCATCATCTGA
- a CDS encoding CynX/NimT family MFS transporter yields MPRAEPQPNLGAWALLVVLGLNLRPILASVSPLLADIREATGMGFQTAALLTTLPVICMGLVALLSNRLNALGEHRGIGLGLGLIASACLARLLCGQAGPLLATALLGGAGVALIQVLLPGVIKRRFEGRVALAMGVYSASLMGGGGLAALFSPLLAHHFQHWQVGLGLWLVPALLALLLWLARPLPSPAPAVPGRATGLLRQRRAWLLAVYFGLVNCGYMSMVAWLPAYYQQLGWSPTRSGSLLAFMTIFQVLAALTMPALAQRSIDRRPLLSVSLIAQALGFAGLIWAPVELFALWVALIGFGLGACFALSLILTLDHRADPREAGQLAAFVQGVGFLINAVSPWLSGWLRELTGGFAASWLVLLVGVLLMLGLTRVFSPVSYRPLAKSMVKQATNW; encoded by the coding sequence ATGCCGCGCGCTGAACCGCAGCCGAACCTCGGCGCCTGGGCGCTGCTGGTGGTCCTGGGGCTGAACCTGCGGCCCATCCTCGCCTCCGTCAGCCCATTGCTGGCGGATATCCGCGAGGCCACCGGCATGGGCTTCCAGACCGCCGCCTTGCTGACCACGCTGCCGGTGATCTGCATGGGCCTGGTGGCGCTGTTGAGCAATCGCCTGAACGCGCTGGGCGAGCATCGTGGCATCGGCCTCGGCCTGGGGCTGATCGCCTCGGCCTGCCTGGCGCGGCTGCTCTGCGGCCAGGCCGGGCCGCTGCTCGCCACCGCTTTGCTGGGGGGCGCAGGCGTGGCACTGATCCAGGTGTTGCTACCGGGGGTGATCAAACGTCGCTTCGAGGGCCGCGTGGCCCTGGCCATGGGCGTCTATTCGGCCTCCCTGATGGGCGGTGGCGGCCTGGCGGCGCTGTTCAGCCCGTTGCTGGCGCACCACTTCCAGCATTGGCAGGTAGGCCTGGGCCTGTGGCTGGTGCCGGCGCTGCTGGCCCTGCTGCTCTGGCTGGCGCGTCCGCTGCCGAGCCCGGCCCCGGCCGTTCCCGGACGGGCCACCGGCTTGCTCCGCCAACGCCGCGCCTGGTTGCTGGCGGTGTATTTCGGCCTGGTGAACTGCGGCTACATGAGCATGGTCGCCTGGCTGCCGGCCTACTACCAGCAGCTGGGCTGGAGCCCCACCCGCAGTGGTTCGTTGCTGGCCTTCATGACCATTTTCCAGGTGCTCGCGGCGTTGACCATGCCCGCCTTGGCGCAGCGCAGCATCGACCGACGACCACTGCTGTCGGTGAGCCTGATCGCCCAGGCGCTGGGCTTCGCCGGCCTGATCTGGGCGCCGGTGGAGCTGTTCGCGCTCTGGGTGGCGCTGATCGGCTTCGGCCTGGGCGCCTGCTTCGCCCTGAGCCTGATCCTCACCCTCGACCACCGCGCCGACCCGCGCGAGGCCGGCCAACTGGCGGCCTTCGTGCAGGGCGTGGGCTTCCTGATCAACGCCGTGTCGCCCTGGCTCAGCGGCTGGCTGCGGGAGCTGACCGGCGGCTTCGCGGCCTCCTGGCTGGTGCTGCTGGTGGGCGTGCTGCTGATGCTCGGCCTGACCCGGGTGTTCAGCCCCGTCAGCTATCGGCCGCTGGCGAAGTCGATGGTGAAACAGGCTACGAACTGGTAG
- a CDS encoding nucleoside deaminase, translating into MSDDLDYLEQAVDLARQNVEQGGRPFGAVLVKDGRVLARGVNEIHLNGDPSAHAELQAIRLASRELGPRLDGCVIYASGQPCPMCLAAMHMCGVTRVVFAAANAQGEPFGLSTAAVYQQMTLPLDQQALEIRHLPQAAMGDIYSRWKALNAAR; encoded by the coding sequence ATGTCTGATGATCTGGACTACCTGGAACAGGCCGTGGATCTCGCGCGGCAGAACGTGGAGCAGGGTGGCCGCCCCTTCGGCGCCGTGCTCGTGAAGGACGGCCGGGTGCTGGCCCGAGGGGTGAACGAGATCCACCTCAATGGCGACCCCAGCGCCCACGCCGAACTCCAGGCGATCCGCCTCGCCAGCCGCGAACTCGGCCCGCGCCTGGACGGCTGCGTGATCTATGCCAGCGGCCAGCCGTGCCCCATGTGCCTGGCGGCCATGCATATGTGCGGCGTGACGCGGGTGGTGTTCGCCGCGGCCAACGCCCAGGGCGAGCCCTTCGGCCTTTCCACCGCAGCCGTCTACCAGCAGATGACGCTGCCCCTGGACCAGCAGGCACTGGAGATCCGTCACCTGCCGCAAGCGGCCATGGGCGACATCTATTCCCGTTGGAAAGCCCTGAATGCCGCGCGCTGA
- a CDS encoding ankyrin repeat domain-containing protein: MKTRLIPVLFLAGGLLAGQAKAADDAPQRLLQAAGAGDLGTVERLLQQGVAVDVRDGQGNTPLLLATAGNRVEVARRLIDAGADVNLQNRIQDSAYLLAGASGHQEILELTLAHGADLRSTNRYGGTALIPACERGHVDTVRSLIAAGVDVDHVNRLGWTCLIEAVVLGDGSLPFQRIVDLLIAADADLDLPDKNGVTSLQHAEQRGQRDVAAKLRAAGAR; encoded by the coding sequence ATGAAAACCCGACTCATCCCCGTACTTTTCCTCGCTGGCGGCCTGTTGGCTGGCCAGGCCAAGGCTGCCGACGACGCGCCCCAACGCCTGCTGCAGGCGGCCGGCGCAGGTGACCTGGGCACGGTCGAACGGCTCTTGCAGCAGGGCGTGGCGGTGGATGTGCGTGACGGCCAGGGCAATACGCCGCTGCTGCTGGCCACCGCCGGGAACCGGGTCGAGGTGGCGCGCCGGCTGATCGACGCCGGGGCCGACGTCAACCTGCAGAACCGTATCCAGGACAGCGCCTACCTGCTGGCCGGTGCCAGCGGCCACCAGGAGATCCTCGAACTGACCCTCGCCCATGGCGCCGACCTGCGCAGCACCAACCGCTACGGCGGCACCGCGCTGATCCCGGCCTGCGAGCGCGGCCATGTGGACACCGTGCGCAGCCTGATCGCCGCCGGCGTCGACGTCGACCACGTCAACCGGCTCGGCTGGACCTGCCTGATCGAGGCCGTGGTGCTGGGCGACGGCAGCCTGCCGTTCCAGCGCATCGTCGACCTGCTGATCGCCGCCGATGCCGACCTCGACCTGCCCGACAAGAACGGCGTCACTTCCCTGCAACATGCCGAGCAACGCGGCCAGCGGGATGTCGCCGCCAAGCTGCGCGCCGCCGGCGCCCGCTGA
- a CDS encoding LysR substrate-binding domain-containing protein, whose protein sequence is MFDPLLLRSFVAVADCGNFTRAAERLHLTQSTVSQQLRRLEESLGCRLLDRSQRQVVATAEGEQLLGYARRILALQDEAAEVLRHQPGSGVLRLGVPEDFAAERLMPVLAEFSAAHPGVRLEVTSGLSPELLRLYQGGEFDLLLIKRMGEDGDSLASWPEPLGWVDSASRPAYGREPLPLVVFPSGGLYRNEMLHGLDVQGRRWRIAYSSASLASVRAAVSAGLGVSLLPLRVLGPEHRLLTDAGLPEIQGLRLALYGRPGLGKAADELAERLKALCEVPVQPS, encoded by the coding sequence ATGTTCGATCCCCTCCTCCTCCGCAGCTTCGTGGCCGTGGCCGACTGCGGCAACTTCACCCGCGCGGCCGAGCGCCTGCACCTCACCCAGTCCACCGTCAGCCAGCAACTGCGCCGGCTGGAGGAAAGCCTCGGTTGCCGCCTGCTGGACCGCAGCCAGCGCCAGGTGGTGGCGACCGCCGAGGGCGAGCAGTTGCTGGGCTACGCCCGGCGCATCCTCGCCCTGCAGGACGAAGCCGCCGAGGTCTTGCGCCATCAGCCGGGCAGCGGCGTGTTGCGTCTCGGCGTACCGGAGGACTTCGCCGCCGAGCGGTTGATGCCAGTACTGGCGGAATTTTCCGCCGCGCACCCCGGCGTGCGCCTGGAGGTGACCAGCGGGCTCAGCCCCGAGCTGCTGCGGCTGTATCAGGGTGGGGAGTTCGACCTTCTGCTGATCAAGCGCATGGGCGAAGACGGCGACAGCCTGGCGTCCTGGCCGGAGCCCCTGGGCTGGGTCGATAGCGCCAGCCGCCCGGCCTACGGTCGCGAACCCTTGCCCCTGGTGGTGTTTCCCAGCGGCGGCCTGTACCGCAACGAGATGCTCCATGGCCTCGACGTGCAGGGGCGACGCTGGCGCATCGCCTACTCCAGCGCCAGCCTGGCCAGCGTACGCGCGGCGGTGTCGGCGGGCCTCGGCGTCAGCCTGCTGCCCCTGCGGGTGCTGGGGCCGGAGCACCGGCTGCTCACCGATGCGGGGTTGCCGGAAATCCAGGGATTGCGCCTGGCGCTGTATGGCAGGCCGGGGTTGGGCAAGGCGGCGGATGAACTGGCGGAGCGCCTGAAGGCGCTCTGCGAGGTGCCGGTGCAACCTTCGTAG
- a CDS encoding efflux transporter outer membrane subunit: MITAAHSLNPLRRALALALAGLLLGGCAIGPDYQRPEQSVPVQFKHAEGWSLASPADLGHRGRWWELYDDATLNELQQRLETSNQTLAQSVAQYRQAQALARGARASFFPSVGLSTGKTRSGQGGGDSTVRLADGSTVTSSGGGGVSKSYDANLGVNWEVDLWGKLRRQLESDTAGMEASAADLAAARLSLQSELAQNYLQLRVLDAQKRLLEETIAAYQRSLTLTQNQYRAGIVTKADVAQATTQLKTTQAQAIDLKYQRAQLENAIAVLIGVPPAEFSLAEVDSVPALPTIPTLLPSQLLERRPDVASAERQVMSANAQIGVAKSAYFPSLNLSAAGGYRSGSLSDWITTPNRFWSIGPEFAMTLFDGGLIRSQVAQAEASYDQTVAAYRQTVLDSFREAEDYMVQLDVLEEESGVQLEALEAAREALRLVTNQYKAGTLDFNSVVNNQATALNSERTVLTLAGSRLTTSVQLIAALGGGWDQAQLEQVDSDSEQLP; this comes from the coding sequence ATGATCACCGCCGCCCACTCCCTGAATCCCCTGCGTCGCGCACTGGCCCTGGCGCTCGCCGGCCTGCTGCTCGGTGGCTGCGCCATAGGCCCGGACTACCAGCGTCCGGAGCAGAGCGTGCCCGTCCAGTTCAAGCATGCCGAAGGCTGGTCCCTGGCCAGCCCGGCGGACCTGGGGCACCGTGGCCGCTGGTGGGAGCTCTACGACGACGCCACCCTCAACGAGCTGCAGCAGCGCCTGGAAACCTCCAACCAGACCCTGGCCCAGTCGGTGGCCCAGTACCGCCAGGCCCAGGCCCTGGCCCGTGGCGCCCGCGCGTCGTTCTTCCCCTCGGTGGGCCTCTCCACCGGCAAGACCCGTTCCGGCCAGGGCGGCGGCGACAGCACCGTGCGCCTGGCCGACGGCTCCACCGTCACCAGCTCCGGAGGCGGCGGCGTGTCCAAGAGCTACGACGCCAACCTCGGGGTGAACTGGGAGGTCGACCTCTGGGGCAAGCTGCGCCGGCAGCTGGAGTCCGACACCGCAGGCATGGAAGCCAGCGCCGCGGACCTCGCCGCCGCGCGCCTCAGCCTGCAATCGGAACTGGCGCAGAACTACCTGCAGTTGCGGGTGCTGGATGCCCAGAAGCGCCTGCTGGAAGAAACCATCGCCGCCTACCAGCGCTCCCTGACCCTCACCCAGAACCAGTACCGCGCCGGGATAGTCACCAAGGCCGATGTGGCCCAGGCCACCACCCAGCTGAAGACCACCCAGGCCCAGGCCATCGACCTCAAGTACCAGCGCGCCCAGCTGGAAAACGCCATCGCCGTGCTGATCGGGGTGCCCCCGGCCGAGTTCAGCCTGGCCGAGGTGGACAGCGTGCCGGCCTTGCCGACCATACCGACCCTGCTGCCTTCGCAGTTGCTGGAGCGCCGTCCGGATGTCGCCTCGGCCGAACGCCAGGTGATGTCGGCCAACGCCCAGATCGGCGTGGCCAAGTCCGCCTACTTCCCCAGCCTCAACCTGAGCGCCGCCGGCGGTTACCGCAGCGGCAGCCTGAGCGACTGGATCACCACGCCGAACCGCTTCTGGTCCATCGGCCCCGAGTTCGCCATGACCCTGTTCGACGGCGGCCTGATCCGTTCCCAGGTGGCCCAGGCCGAAGCCAGCTACGACCAGACCGTGGCCGCCTACCGGCAGACCGTGCTCGACAGCTTCCGCGAAGCCGAGGACTACATGGTCCAGCTCGATGTGCTGGAGGAAGAGAGCGGGGTGCAGCTGGAAGCCCTGGAAGCCGCCCGCGAAGCCCTGCGCCTGGTGACCAACCAGTACAAGGCCGGCACCCTCGACTTCAACAGCGTGGTCAACAACCAGGCGACCGCCCTCAACAGCGAACGCACCGTCCTGACCCTGGCCGGCAGCCGCCTGACCACCAGCGTCCAGCTCATCGCCGCCCTGGGCGGCGGCTGGGACCAGGCGCAGCTGGAGCAGGTGGATTCGGATTCGGAGCAGTTGCCCTGA